In Vogesella indigofera, a single window of DNA contains:
- a CDS encoding TerC family protein, with translation MEQALPSIGSPFFYAVFFVAVLLMIAVDMLALKQSGSHKVSIKEAGIWSAIWVGVACSFGGWLWWYLANDPAYGPAVANQKTLEYFTGYVIEKSLAVDNIFVFLLIFGFFKVPVEYQRRVLLYGVFGAIVLRTVMVFLGAALVKEFSWILYVFGAFLLFTGLKMMLPEKDEQADLADNALLRFLRRHLRITDDYHGEAFFVMKNGLRYATPMFLVLMMVELSDVVFAVDSIPAIFAVTMDPFIVLTSNIFAILGLRAMFFLLADVADRFHLLRYGLAIVLSFIGVKLLMLKFLHIPVAVSLAVVFVVIIGSVIASLLFPKKAA, from the coding sequence ATGGAACAGGCCCTCCCCTCGATCGGATCGCCTTTCTTTTACGCTGTCTTTTTCGTGGCCGTACTGCTCATGATCGCCGTCGACATGCTGGCACTGAAGCAGAGCGGCTCCCACAAGGTGTCGATCAAGGAAGCCGGCATCTGGTCGGCGATCTGGGTCGGCGTCGCCTGCAGCTTCGGCGGCTGGCTGTGGTGGTATCTGGCCAATGATCCGGCCTACGGTCCCGCCGTCGCCAACCAGAAAACGCTGGAATACTTCACCGGCTACGTAATCGAAAAATCGCTGGCCGTCGACAACATCTTCGTGTTCCTGCTGATCTTCGGCTTCTTCAAGGTGCCGGTGGAATACCAGCGCCGCGTGCTGCTGTACGGCGTGTTCGGCGCCATCGTGCTGCGCACGGTGATGGTGTTCCTCGGTGCCGCGCTGGTAAAGGAATTCAGCTGGATCCTGTACGTGTTCGGGGCCTTCCTGCTGTTTACCGGCCTGAAGATGATGCTGCCGGAGAAGGATGAGCAGGCCGATCTGGCCGATAACGCGCTGCTGCGCTTCCTGCGCCGCCACCTGCGCATTACCGACGACTACCACGGCGAAGCCTTCTTCGTGATGAAGAACGGCCTGCGCTACGCCACGCCGATGTTCCTGGTGCTGATGATGGTGGAGCTGTCCGACGTGGTGTTCGCGGTGGACAGCATCCCGGCCATCTTCGCGGTGACCATGGACCCGTTCATCGTGCTGACCTCCAACATCTTCGCCATCCTCGGTCTGCGCGCGATGTTCTTCCTGCTCGCCGACGTTGCCGACCGCTTCCACCTGCTGCGTTACGGCCTCGCCATCGTGCTCAGCTTCATCGGCGTCAAGCTGCTGATGCTGAAATTCCTGCACATTCCGGTGGCGGTGTCGCTGGCGGTGGTGTTCGTGGTCATCATCGGCTCGGTGATCGCCTCGCTGCTGTTCCCGAAAAAAGCCGCCTGA
- a CDS encoding HD-GYP domain-containing protein: MLHYLPDSLYVRNRLTQSSDLEIWLSAGEKQRRQERARSHFHDPQPVCPPQHEQDPFLALPWAYAQLEWLTTRLLDHDDSEQQLRALAGSLRRLANHAPEATLAAGLLLPYAHYAHAHAVHVALLVARLTQRLALAEAECESLVCAALTMNIAMVNLQQQLSHQAEALSSLQAKQLRLHPLASSAMLREVGVDDEIWHLAILEHHEQWNGKGYPFGLGRSKISPGAHLLHVADVAMARLHPRHYRRSQLPKSAMVQLFQQRDTLADAKLADCLIKEVGLYPPGSFVKLEQGDTAIVVQHGDDITTPLTVRFGRDASIVPTASRIASPAQMTVEARHLPALARLWQCRVDSPTG, encoded by the coding sequence ATGCTGCACTACCTGCCAGATTCACTCTACGTTCGCAATCGTCTGACCCAGAGCAGCGATCTCGAAATCTGGCTCAGCGCCGGAGAAAAGCAGCGCCGCCAGGAGCGCGCGCGCAGCCATTTCCACGACCCGCAGCCGGTGTGCCCGCCGCAGCACGAACAGGACCCGTTCCTGGCGCTGCCGTGGGCCTATGCCCAGCTGGAGTGGCTGACCACCCGCCTGCTCGACCATGACGACAGCGAGCAACAGCTGCGCGCGCTGGCCGGCAGCCTGCGCCGGCTGGCCAATCACGCCCCGGAAGCCACGCTGGCCGCCGGCCTGCTGCTGCCCTACGCCCACTACGCGCACGCCCATGCCGTGCATGTCGCGCTGCTGGTGGCGCGGCTGACACAGCGGCTGGCACTGGCGGAAGCCGAGTGCGAGTCACTGGTCTGCGCCGCGCTGACCATGAATATCGCGATGGTCAACCTGCAGCAGCAACTCAGCCACCAGGCCGAGGCGCTGTCCTCGCTGCAGGCCAAGCAGCTGCGCCTGCACCCGCTGGCCAGCTCCGCGATGCTGCGCGAAGTCGGTGTCGATGACGAGATCTGGCATCTGGCGATTCTGGAACATCATGAACAGTGGAACGGCAAGGGCTATCCGTTCGGCCTCGGCCGCAGCAAGATCAGCCCCGGCGCCCACCTGCTGCATGTCGCCGATGTCGCGATGGCGCGACTGCACCCCCGCCACTACCGCCGCTCGCAGCTACCCAAGAGCGCGATGGTGCAACTGTTCCAGCAACGCGACACCCTGGCCGACGCCAAGCTGGCCGATTGCCTGATCAAGGAGGTAGGCCTGTATCCGCCGGGCAGCTTCGTCAAGCTGGAGCAGGGCGACACCGCCATCGTGGTGCAGCACGGCGACGACATCACCACGCCGCTGACCGTCCGCTTCGGCCGCGACGCCAGCATCGTGCCGACGGCAAGCCGCATCGCCAGCCCGGCACAAATGACGGTCGAAGCGCGCCACCTGCCGGCACTGGCCAGGCTGTGGCAATGCCGGGTCGACAGCCCGACGGGCTAG
- a CDS encoding FxsA family protein, whose translation MRAFLIVLLLYPFAEIFSLVTLADAIGGGWTIAWLLFTVLLGVAMMRNSKLASLLTIGSVLKQGQVSLLALLWPLRVMLAGLLFAIPGLISDVLALLLMLPWRGPTLANMAPPSPPPAADGSAGGDIIEGEYQRVDKTVDPNSRLH comes from the coding sequence ATGCGTGCGTTTCTGATCGTATTACTGCTGTACCCGTTTGCCGAGATCTTCTCGCTGGTCACGCTGGCCGACGCCATCGGCGGCGGCTGGACCATCGCCTGGCTGCTGTTCACCGTGCTGCTCGGCGTGGCGATGATGCGCAACAGCAAGCTGGCCAGCCTGCTGACCATCGGCTCGGTGCTGAAACAGGGCCAGGTGTCGCTGCTCGCCCTGCTGTGGCCGCTGCGCGTGATGCTGGCCGGCCTGCTGTTTGCCATTCCCGGCCTGATCAGCGACGTGCTGGCCCTGCTGCTGATGCTGCCATGGCGCGGCCCGACACTGGCGAACATGGCACCACCGTCGCCACCACCGGCCGCGGACGGCAGCGCCGGCGGTGACATCATCGAAGGCGAATACCAGCGCGTCGACAAGACCGTCGATCCCAACTCACGGCTGCATTAA
- the cutA gene encoding divalent-cation tolerance protein CutA: MEVIMVLCNVPDAALAQQIAETLVGEQLAACVNIMAPCRSVYRWQGKLENASEVPLQIKTTAAAYPALQARLLQLHPYEVPEIVALPLAAGLPAYLTWVAAEVLSSP; encoded by the coding sequence ATGGAAGTGATCATGGTGCTGTGCAATGTGCCGGATGCGGCACTGGCACAACAAATTGCGGAGACGCTGGTCGGCGAGCAACTCGCCGCCTGTGTCAATATCATGGCGCCGTGCCGCTCAGTGTATCGCTGGCAGGGCAAGCTGGAAAACGCCAGCGAGGTGCCGTTGCAGATCAAGACCACCGCGGCGGCCTATCCGGCACTGCAGGCGCGCTTGCTGCAGCTGCATCCCTACGAGGTGCCGGAGATCGTCGCGCTGCCGCTGGCGGCCGGGTTGCCGGCTTATTTGACATGGGTGGCCGCGGAAGTTCTTTCAAGCCCTTGA
- a CDS encoding sensor domain-containing diguanylate cyclase — MHTPRLPANEHDRLAALQRLGVLDTPPAAELDRLTRLAQRVFKVKTVLVTLVDAKRQWFKSRVGLEVSETARDISFCGHAILQPQALLVADARLDPRFADNPLVTAAPHIVFYAGQPIFSRAGHALGTLCLIDDQPRQLDDGEQQTLQDLARMVEQYLWGLEAAQDLQQLQAELEQRVQLRTQEQETTLAQLHQEIAQRNAYESALLAEKEHFHATLENTTDAFIEIDEQGLVVGWNRAAESTFGWTREEAGGRLLAELIIPPPLRAAHHAGLCRFVRTGQPRMLGQRVEVSACRKDGSTFPIELTLSAIHSQGRMLINAFLHDISQRKADEAEILDSRARIKMITDNVPAIIAYIDTGLHYRFVNLGYEKWFGWKADTITGSKVADMLDSEVYAVARPHFDKVLRGEQSEYEVQMASLHGKIWVHITLIPHYNPQRQLQGFYVLGVDITERKQLQDQLQFEAYHDSLTGLPNRRALMQSLREAMARSRRSGNSMALLFLDLDGFKALNDSHGHDFGDMALQRFARELRGAVRETDSAARLAGDEFTVILENLVQPQQDSALVAGKLLQQIASIHSIAGVAVTLSSSIGIALYDGSHDSSANTLLNAADKAMYQAKRAGKNRLAFYGDAPP; from the coding sequence ATGCACACGCCCCGATTGCCCGCCAACGAGCACGACCGCCTGGCCGCCCTGCAGCGTCTGGGTGTGCTGGACACGCCGCCCGCCGCCGAGCTGGACCGCCTCACCCGGCTGGCGCAGCGCGTGTTCAAGGTCAAGACCGTGCTGGTGACGCTGGTCGACGCCAAGCGGCAGTGGTTCAAGTCGCGCGTCGGGCTGGAAGTCAGCGAAACGGCGCGCGATATCTCCTTCTGCGGCCACGCCATCCTGCAGCCGCAGGCGCTACTGGTCGCCGATGCACGCCTGGACCCGCGCTTTGCCGACAACCCGCTGGTGACGGCGGCGCCGCACATCGTGTTCTACGCCGGACAGCCGATCTTCTCCCGTGCCGGTCACGCGCTGGGCACGCTGTGCCTGATCGACGACCAGCCACGGCAGCTCGACGACGGCGAGCAGCAGACGCTGCAGGACCTGGCGCGGATGGTAGAGCAGTACCTGTGGGGGCTGGAAGCGGCGCAGGATCTGCAGCAGCTGCAGGCCGAGCTGGAGCAGCGCGTGCAGCTGCGCACACAGGAGCAGGAAACCACGCTGGCGCAGCTGCACCAGGAAATCGCGCAGCGCAACGCCTACGAAAGCGCGCTACTGGCGGAGAAGGAGCACTTTCACGCCACGCTGGAAAACACCACCGACGCCTTCATCGAGATCGACGAGCAGGGGCTGGTGGTCGGCTGGAACCGCGCCGCGGAGAGCACCTTCGGCTGGACGCGAGAGGAGGCCGGCGGCCGGCTGCTGGCCGAGCTGATCATCCCGCCGCCGCTGCGCGCCGCCCACCACGCCGGCCTGTGCCGCTTCGTGCGCACCGGCCAGCCACGGATGCTGGGACAGCGCGTCGAGGTCAGCGCCTGTCGCAAGGACGGCAGCACCTTCCCGATCGAGCTGACGCTGAGCGCGATCCACAGCCAGGGGCGGATGCTGATCAACGCCTTCCTGCACGACATCTCGCAACGCAAGGCCGACGAGGCCGAGATCCTCGACAGCCGCGCCCGCATCAAGATGATCACCGACAATGTGCCGGCCATCATCGCCTATATCGATACCGGGCTGCACTACCGCTTCGTCAACCTCGGCTACGAGAAATGGTTTGGCTGGAAGGCGGACACCATCACCGGCAGCAAGGTCGCCGACATGCTCGACAGCGAAGTGTACGCGGTGGCACGGCCGCATTTCGACAAGGTGCTGCGCGGCGAGCAGAGCGAATACGAGGTGCAGATGGCCAGCCTGCACGGCAAGATCTGGGTCCACATCACCCTGATCCCGCACTACAACCCGCAGCGGCAACTGCAGGGCTTCTACGTGCTGGGCGTGGACATCACCGAGCGCAAGCAGCTGCAGGACCAGCTGCAATTCGAGGCCTACCACGACTCGCTGACCGGGCTGCCCAACCGCCGCGCGCTGATGCAGAGCCTGCGCGAGGCGATGGCCCGCAGCCGCCGCAGCGGCAACAGCATGGCGCTGCTGTTTCTCGACCTCGACGGCTTCAAGGCGCTGAACGACAGTCACGGCCACGACTTCGGCGACATGGCGCTGCAGCGCTTCGCCCGCGAGCTGCGCGGTGCGGTACGCGAGACCGATAGCGCCGCCCGGCTGGCCGGCGACGAGTTCACCGTCATCCTGGAAAACCTGGTGCAGCCGCAGCAGGACAGCGCACTGGTGGCCGGCAAGCTGCTGCAGCAGATCGCCTCCATCCACAGCATCGCCGGCGTGGCGGTCACCCTGTCCAGCAGCATCGGCATCGCCCTCTACGACGGCAGCCACGACAGCAGCGCCAATACCCTGCTCAACGCCGCCGACAAGGCGATGTACCAGGCCAAGCGCGCCGGCAAGAACCGCCTGGCCTTTTACGGCGACGCCCCGCCATAG
- a CDS encoding DUF167 domain-containing protein gives MNPWLTSQPDGVRLTLHLQPGARKTALVGEHGDALKIRLAAPPVEGKANAALLLWLAQALAVSKSSVTLLSGERNRHKIVAIRGIDAATVLARLQALMQP, from the coding sequence ATGAACCCCTGGTTAACTTCGCAGCCGGACGGTGTTCGGCTGACCTTGCACCTGCAGCCCGGTGCGCGCAAGACGGCGCTGGTTGGCGAACACGGCGACGCGCTGAAAATCAGGTTGGCCGCACCGCCGGTGGAGGGCAAGGCCAATGCCGCGCTGCTACTGTGGCTGGCGCAGGCGCTGGCGGTGTCCAAGTCGTCGGTGACGCTGCTCAGCGGCGAGCGCAACCGCCACAAGATCGTCGCCATCCGCGGCATCGATGCCGCCACGGTACTGGCCCGCTTGCAGGCCTTAATGCAGCCGTGA
- a CDS encoding Dps family protein, with amino-acid sequence MDIGISEQDRTRIAEGLSKLLADTYTLYLKTHYFHWNVTGPMFQTLHLMFEQQYNELALAVDQIAERIRALGHIAPGSYGDYARLTSIAESQGVPKAQDMIRELVQAHETVCRTARSLFPVAEPASDEPTADLLTQRLQVHEKTAWMLRSLLES; translated from the coding sequence ATGGATATTGGAATCAGCGAACAGGATCGTACCCGCATTGCCGAAGGCCTGTCGAAACTGCTGGCCGACACCTACACCCTGTATCTGAAGACCCACTATTTCCACTGGAACGTCACCGGGCCGATGTTCCAGACGCTGCACCTGATGTTCGAGCAGCAGTACAACGAACTGGCGCTGGCCGTCGACCAGATCGCCGAACGCATCCGCGCGCTGGGCCACATCGCCCCCGGCAGCTACGGCGACTACGCGCGCCTGACCTCGATCGCCGAAAGCCAGGGCGTACCCAAGGCGCAGGACATGATCCGTGAGCTGGTACAGGCGCACGAGACGGTCTGCCGCACCGCGCGCTCGCTGTTCCCGGTGGCCGAGCCGGCCAGCGATGAGCCGACTGCCGACCTGCTGACCCAGCGCCTGCAAGTGCATGAAAAGACGGCATGGATGCTGCGCAGCCTGCTGGAAAGCTGA